One Prevotella intermedia ATCC 25611 = DSM 20706 DNA window includes the following coding sequences:
- a CDS encoding single-stranded DNA-binding protein, protein MNKVMLIGHVGKDPEVHYYDADQCVASFPLATTERGYTLANGTKVPDHTDWHNIVLFKSLGKYAEKYIHKGDKLYVEGRVRYRSYDDKKGVRRQTTEIYADSLEWLAAPKKAESSNVESGETLSTMDEMENSKLPF, encoded by the coding sequence ATGAACAAGGTTATGTTAATAGGTCATGTAGGAAAAGACCCTGAAGTGCATTATTACGATGCCGATCAGTGTGTGGCGTCTTTCCCTTTGGCAACAACCGAAAGGGGCTACACTTTAGCAAATGGAACGAAAGTTCCCGATCATACCGACTGGCATAATATCGTATTGTTCAAGAGTTTGGGTAAGTATGCAGAGAAATACATTCATAAAGGCGACAAGCTGTATGTTGAAGGGCGTGTAAGATACCGAAGTTATGACGATAAGAAAGGTGTCCGACGACAGACTACGGAGATTTATGCCGACTCTTTGGAATGGTTAGCTGCACCTAAGAAAGCGGAAAGTTCTAATGTTGAGAGTGGAGAAACATTATCAACGATGGACGAAATGGAAAATTCCAAATTACCATTTTAA
- the gldE gene encoding gliding motility-associated protein GldE, which translates to MNDLVTFVTSSVEIHTPTVGVVIAAILVCLLLYVSGFASGSEIAFFSLSPNDIDELEPTKSSTDKNIQILRDDSERTLATILILNNLVNVTIVMLSGFVLREVVEFKVAWVEILCATVLLTFLLLLFGEIMPKVYSSMNPLRFCRHAVGGIMVARKLFWPIENVLMRSSILAEKMLKQEKRKLSMGEIEQALELTNKNEISNEQEMLEGIIRFVDETAKEVMTSRRDIVDLDIRSNYAEVLKCIVENNYSRIPVYQDNEDNIRGILYIKDLLPYLNKPANFRWQSLIRPPYFVPETKKIDDLLREFQDNKVHIAIVVDEFGGTSGLVTLEDILEEIVGEINDEFDDDKSFYRKLSPGVYLFEGKTSIGDFTKVLDLDDDTFEELQGDADSMAGLLLELKGEFPVLHEKLSYKNFLFEVMAIENLRISKIKVTIQDEK; encoded by the coding sequence ATGAACGATTTAGTTACATTTGTTACTTCCTCCGTAGAAATTCATACACCAACAGTAGGAGTTGTTATTGCAGCAATATTAGTGTGCCTGCTTCTTTATGTTTCAGGCTTTGCCAGTGGCTCTGAAATCGCTTTTTTCAGTTTGTCTCCAAACGATATTGACGAACTTGAACCAACAAAAAGTAGTACCGATAAGAATATTCAAATACTGCGAGACGATAGTGAGCGCACATTAGCAACTATCCTGATTTTAAACAACTTAGTGAATGTTACAATCGTTATGCTTTCAGGTTTCGTGCTGAGAGAGGTTGTTGAGTTCAAAGTTGCTTGGGTAGAAATATTGTGTGCTACCGTTCTGCTTACTTTCCTTCTTCTTCTTTTTGGCGAAATAATGCCGAAAGTGTACAGCAGTATGAATCCTTTAAGATTTTGTCGGCATGCAGTTGGTGGAATAATGGTTGCCCGCAAACTCTTTTGGCCAATCGAAAATGTATTGATGCGCAGCAGCATTCTTGCTGAGAAAATGCTGAAGCAAGAAAAGCGAAAGCTGTCAATGGGCGAAATAGAGCAGGCATTGGAATTGACAAACAAGAACGAAATAAGCAACGAGCAGGAAATGCTTGAAGGCATTATTCGTTTTGTTGATGAAACAGCCAAGGAGGTTATGACATCGCGTCGAGACATTGTAGACCTTGATATACGTTCCAACTATGCGGAAGTTTTGAAGTGTATAGTAGAAAACAACTACTCGCGAATACCTGTTTATCAAGATAACGAAGACAACATACGAGGAATCTTATATATCAAAGACCTTTTGCCGTACTTGAATAAGCCTGCTAATTTCAGGTGGCAGAGTTTGATACGTCCTCCTTATTTTGTTCCCGAAACTAAAAAAATCGATGATTTGTTGCGTGAGTTTCAAGATAATAAGGTGCATATAGCAATCGTTGTTGATGAGTTTGGAGGTACGAGCGGACTTGTAACGCTTGAAGATATACTCGAAGAAATTGTGGGCGAAATTAACGACGAGTTCGATGACGACAAATCGTTTTATCGGAAGCTATCGCCTGGAGTATATTTGTTTGAGGGAAAAACATCTATTGGCGACTTTACAAAGGTACTTGATTTAGACGATGATACATTTGAAGAACTGCAGGGTGATGCCGATTCTATGGCAGGATTGTTGCTTGAGTTGAAGGGCGAATTTCCTGTTCTGCACGAAAAACTAAGCTATAAGAACTTCCTTTTTGAAGTAATGGCTATTGAAAATCTTCGTATTAGCAAAATCAAAGTAACGATTCAAGATGAAAAGTAG
- a CDS encoding 4'-phosphopantetheinyl transferase family protein, whose product MKSSISYPAEDIVLGILEIENGREAEKQGERELLKQMLGYDVVLNHNEDGKPFIEGYNISISHTKGFVVILLSKGLEVGIDIEYHSDRIQKIAQRFLRPDETYTTTSDLLIAWCAKEAAYKLFSEEHLTYQEMKVNISENQLIDLKTTVTINFIPLIHSEYVIVMCWANK is encoded by the coding sequence ATGAAAAGTAGCATTAGTTACCCTGCTGAAGATATTGTTTTAGGTATTCTTGAAATAGAAAACGGCAGGGAAGCAGAGAAGCAAGGCGAGCGAGAACTGCTTAAACAAATGTTAGGCTACGATGTTGTATTGAATCACAATGAAGATGGAAAGCCTTTTATAGAAGGATATAATATCAGTATTTCACATACGAAAGGCTTTGTTGTCATACTCTTGTCAAAGGGTTTAGAAGTAGGAATTGATATTGAATACCATTCGGACAGAATACAAAAGATAGCCCAAAGGTTTCTACGACCAGATGAAACATACACCACTACTTCCGATTTGTTAATTGCTTGGTGCGCTAAAGAAGCTGCATACAAGCTTTTTTCTGAAGAACATCTCACTTATCAGGAAATGAAAGTAAATATATCTGAGAACCAATTAATAGATTTAAAGACAACCGTTACCATAAATTTTATTCCTTTAATACATTCTGAATACGTAATTGTAATGTGTTGGGCAAATAAGTGA
- a CDS encoding phosphatidylinositol-4-phosphate 5-kinase, protein MRNLYITIIFSVMPFFAMAQSGEVKSIVSKTGDRYKGNVANGKPSGRGKTTYKNGDVYEGEFVKGKRQGEGTYTFSDGEKYTGQWFQDQQHGKGVFTFKNGNVYDGLWYKDYQQGRGIMRYYNGDVYNGEWVMDKRNGMGRYTFANGAYYDGMWKNDVKSGHGRFVWSDGTTYVGNWVNNVKEGKGVYIYQGGEEYNGDWKNDLRNGKGVYKFSNGDIYEGDYLDDERTGQGILRYKNSEHYTGRFLKGLRSGTGTMAWKNGDVYVGNWENGLQSGQGKLTKKNKDVIEGQFRNGKMDGQIIIHYADGSKFRGMYRDGKRNGAAIEQDKKGIRFEGSYRNDVRDGKFTETDRNGKVVAQGYYENGIRHNN, encoded by the coding sequence ATGAGGAATCTATATATCACAATAATATTTTCAGTAATGCCATTCTTTGCTATGGCGCAAAGTGGAGAAGTAAAATCTATTGTTTCAAAAACTGGCGACCGATACAAAGGAAATGTTGCAAACGGCAAACCATCGGGACGTGGCAAGACAACTTATAAGAATGGTGATGTTTACGAAGGTGAATTTGTAAAAGGAAAACGCCAAGGAGAAGGTACTTATACTTTCTCAGACGGAGAGAAATATACAGGACAGTGGTTTCAAGACCAACAACACGGCAAAGGTGTATTTACATTTAAGAATGGAAATGTATATGACGGCCTTTGGTACAAGGATTATCAACAAGGACGTGGAATAATGCGCTATTACAATGGCGATGTATATAATGGTGAGTGGGTAATGGACAAGCGAAATGGTATGGGACGTTACACATTTGCCAATGGAGCGTATTATGATGGAATGTGGAAGAACGATGTTAAAAGCGGACACGGTCGCTTCGTATGGAGCGATGGCACAACCTATGTGGGCAATTGGGTAAACAATGTCAAAGAAGGAAAAGGCGTTTATATTTATCAAGGTGGCGAAGAATATAATGGCGATTGGAAGAACGACTTACGTAACGGAAAGGGAGTGTATAAGTTTAGCAATGGCGACATCTACGAAGGCGACTACCTTGATGACGAACGAACAGGACAAGGTATATTGCGTTATAAAAATAGTGAGCACTATACAGGACGCTTCTTGAAAGGCTTAAGGTCAGGAACAGGAACAATGGCGTGGAAGAACGGCGATGTTTATGTTGGAAACTGGGAGAATGGTTTACAAAGCGGACAAGGAAAGCTGACCAAGAAAAATAAAGATGTCATTGAAGGGCAATTCCGTAATGGCAAGATGGACGGTCAAATTATAATCCATTATGCAGACGGAAGCAAGTTCCGTGGTATGTATCGCGATGGAAAGCGCAACGGAGCCGCCATAGAGCAAGATAAAAAAGGAATACGTTTTGAAGGTTCTTACCGTAATGATGTGCGAGATGGGAAGTTTACTGAAACTGACCGCAATGGAAAAGTAGTCGCACAGGGTTATTACGAGAATGGTATTCGACACAATAATTAA
- a CDS encoding alpha amylase C-terminal domain-containing protein: MKVQGRATAAKRAEDNTHLMGIVKNDSYLAPFNEAISGRHNHAVERIKELTNGGKQTLSEFANGYNYYGLHKVNGKWIFREWAPNATNLYLIGDFNNWERSEDYQCRRIEDTAGDWELVLDEEKIHHGDLFKMYVLWNGGEGERIPAWAQRVVQDEETKIFSAQVWCPEEEYQWKHKTFKPNKSPLLIYECHIGMGQDAEKVGTYVEFKENVLPRIVEEGYNAIQIMAIQEHPYYGSFGYHVSSFFAPSSRFGKPEELKKLIDEAHSNGIAVIMDIVHSHAVKNEREGLGNLAGDPNQYFYPGERHEHPAWDSLCFDYGKNEVLHFLLSNCKYWLEEYHFDGFRFDGVTSMLYYSHGLGEAFCNYADYFNGHQDDNAICYLTLANCLIHEVNSHAITIAEEVSGMPGLAARFKDGGYGFDYRMAMNIPDYWIKTIKELPDEAWKPSSIFWEVKNRRSDERTISYCESHDQALVGDKTIIFRLIDADMYWHFKKGDENDRARRGIALHKMIRLVTAATINGGYLNFMGNEFGHPEWIDFPREGNGWSHKYARRQWNLVDNKELCYHFLGDFDKKMLEVIKSEPNFSDTPLQEVWHNDLDQILAFSRNDLLFVFNFSPSRSFSDYGFLVPYGVYNVVLNTDSWEYGGFGFVDENVKHATLADPLYEKEGKGWLKLYIPARSALVLRKRK, translated from the coding sequence ATGAAGGTTCAGGGTAGAGCAACTGCTGCAAAAAGGGCAGAAGATAATACTCACTTGATGGGTATAGTAAAGAACGATAGTTATTTAGCTCCTTTTAATGAAGCTATTTCTGGCAGACATAATCATGCCGTAGAACGCATTAAGGAACTTACCAATGGAGGAAAGCAGACTCTTTCCGAATTTGCTAACGGATATAATTATTACGGATTGCATAAAGTAAATGGTAAATGGATATTCCGTGAATGGGCACCCAATGCCACAAATCTATATTTAATAGGTGATTTTAATAATTGGGAACGCAGCGAAGATTACCAATGTAGAAGAATAGAAGATACTGCTGGTGATTGGGAATTAGTGCTTGATGAAGAGAAAATACATCACGGCGACTTGTTTAAGATGTATGTCTTGTGGAATGGGGGAGAAGGCGAACGTATTCCCGCATGGGCACAACGAGTCGTTCAAGATGAAGAAACAAAAATATTCTCTGCTCAAGTATGGTGTCCTGAAGAAGAATACCAATGGAAACATAAGACCTTTAAGCCAAACAAATCTCCACTTCTTATTTACGAATGCCACATCGGAATGGGGCAAGATGCAGAGAAAGTTGGCACCTATGTTGAATTTAAAGAGAACGTATTGCCTCGAATAGTAGAAGAAGGCTACAATGCCATTCAGATTATGGCAATTCAAGAACATCCCTATTACGGGAGTTTTGGCTATCATGTAAGTTCGTTTTTTGCCCCCAGCTCTCGCTTTGGCAAACCTGAAGAACTTAAAAAACTTATCGATGAAGCACATTCCAATGGCATTGCAGTCATTATGGACATTGTTCATTCGCATGCTGTGAAGAATGAAAGAGAAGGATTGGGAAACCTTGCTGGCGACCCTAACCAATATTTTTACCCTGGCGAACGCCACGAACACCCTGCTTGGGACTCGCTTTGTTTCGATTATGGCAAGAACGAAGTGTTACACTTCCTCTTGTCGAACTGCAAATACTGGCTTGAGGAGTATCATTTCGATGGTTTCCGTTTTGATGGTGTTACATCAATGTTGTACTACAGCCATGGCTTAGGCGAAGCATTTTGCAATTACGCCGATTATTTCAACGGACATCAAGACGACAATGCCATTTGCTACTTGACATTAGCGAATTGCTTAATACATGAAGTAAACAGCCACGCCATAACAATTGCCGAAGAAGTTTCGGGTATGCCAGGATTAGCAGCAAGATTTAAAGATGGAGGCTATGGCTTCGATTACAGAATGGCAATGAACATTCCAGACTATTGGATAAAAACAATAAAGGAATTACCCGACGAAGCGTGGAAACCCTCGTCTATATTCTGGGAGGTAAAAAACAGGCGTAGCGATGAACGGACAATATCTTACTGCGAGTCGCACGACCAAGCTTTGGTTGGCGACAAGACTATTATATTCCGCTTAATAGATGCCGATATGTATTGGCATTTCAAGAAAGGCGACGAGAATGATAGGGCAAGGCGTGGTATTGCATTGCATAAAATGATACGATTGGTTACTGCTGCTACCATCAATGGTGGATATTTAAACTTTATGGGTAATGAATTTGGACACCCAGAATGGATAGATTTCCCCCGAGAAGGCAATGGCTGGAGCCATAAATATGCACGCCGTCAATGGAATTTAGTAGATAACAAGGAACTCTGCTATCACTTCCTTGGCGATTTTGACAAGAAAATGCTGGAGGTTATAAAGAGTGAGCCTAACTTTAGTGATACACCTTTGCAAGAAGTATGGCACAACGACCTTGACCAAATACTGGCTTTCAGCCGTAACGATTTGTTATTTGTTTTCAACTTCTCGCCTTCACGTTCATTTTCCGATTATGGTTTTCTAGTTCCTTATGGAGTTTATAATGTAGTATTGAATACTGATTCATGGGAATATGGTGGTTTTGGTTTTGTTGACGAAAATGTAAAGCATGCTACTTTAGCTGATCCACTTTACGAAAAAGAAGGAAAGGGTTGGTTAAAACTGTATATTCCTGCTCGCAGCGCATTGGTTTTAAGAAAGAGAAAATAG
- a CDS encoding glycerate kinase, with product MKVVLAFDSFKGSLTAKQATDAAGMGITDAFPTAEVVCLPMADGGEGTTETLVRHIGAEWTTCKVHGPLMRPLVTRYAIEVNRRVAIMEMATVAGLTLLQTNEQNPMKTTTFGVGEMLLDAVRAGIQHVLIGIGGSATNDGGTGMLAALGAKFYINNRVIDCPRGGDLIHLTSVDLSSLAAFRNVQIEVLCDVSNPLFGCNGAAYVYAPQKGATQDEVKLLDSGLRNLARLCKADPSIPGCGAAGGLGYAFCLLGAQLRRGVDVILETAGLATHLHNADLVITGEGKIDSQTLNNKLPFGVMLMARIYNIPTIALAGCVANHDLLVSAGFHNAVGINPPDSPLSKAMKTEVAAHRLRNTTKEIIKEMFLNGNH from the coding sequence ATGAAAGTAGTACTTGCTTTCGATTCTTTTAAAGGTTCGCTCACCGCAAAGCAAGCAACAGACGCAGCTGGTATGGGCATAACAGATGCCTTTCCAACAGCCGAAGTCGTATGTTTGCCTATGGCAGATGGGGGTGAAGGCACTACCGAAACGCTTGTTCGCCACATAGGGGCGGAATGGACGACGTGTAAAGTCCACGGCCCTTTAATGCGCCCTCTTGTTACTCGCTATGCTATTGAAGTAAATCGACGTGTTGCAATTATGGAAATGGCAACGGTAGCAGGACTTACACTCTTGCAAACGAATGAGCAAAACCCGATGAAAACTACTACTTTCGGTGTAGGCGAAATGCTTCTTGACGCTGTCAGAGCTGGGATTCAACATGTTCTTATTGGAATTGGCGGAAGTGCCACAAACGATGGCGGAACAGGAATGCTGGCTGCCTTAGGTGCCAAGTTTTACATAAACAATCGTGTCATTGATTGTCCAAGAGGGGGCGACCTTATACATTTAACTTCCGTAGACCTTTCTTCGCTTGCTGCTTTCCGCAATGTTCAAATCGAAGTTCTTTGCGATGTCAGCAATCCCTTATTTGGTTGTAATGGTGCTGCATACGTTTATGCGCCCCAAAAAGGAGCAACTCAAGACGAGGTAAAACTATTAGACAGTGGTTTACGTAACCTTGCTCGTCTCTGCAAAGCAGACCCTTCAATACCTGGTTGCGGTGCAGCAGGTGGCTTGGGGTATGCGTTTTGTTTACTCGGTGCGCAATTGCGTAGAGGCGTAGATGTTATTTTGGAGACGGCAGGTTTAGCTACTCACTTACACAATGCTGACCTTGTGATAACTGGAGAAGGTAAAATAGACAGTCAGACATTGAACAACAAACTCCCCTTTGGCGTAATGTTAATGGCCAGAATCTACAACATTCCTACAATAGCACTTGCAGGTTGCGTAGCCAATCACGACCTATTGGTGTCGGCAGGCTTCCATAATGCTGTTGGAATTAATCCGCCAGACTCTCCTCTTAGCAAAGCTATGAAAACCGAAGTAGCTGCTCATCGTTTGCGTAATACAACAAAAGAAATTATAAAAGAAATGTTCTTAAATGGTAATCATTAA
- the mltG gene encoding endolytic transglycosylase MltG, with protein sequence MAKSKRKKNNHKSLKIVGTIVGIGILVAYFFLFSSMSSSGKTEYIFIDHNDNIDSVYHKLEKVSTKHSLWAFKQMAAVFSYKDNIKPGRYTIGSSGALLTFRNFKNGRQASISLTIRSVRTLGDLASDVSKKLMFSKRELMDSLTSEAVCKRYGYTRENIIAMFVPNTYDFYWDTSISTFLKKMEKENKKFWTFERTQKAENNGFSKEEVMTLASIVDEETDNEGEMPKIAGMYINRLNKKMPLQADPTVKFALGKFEAHRIYHKWLSYDSPYNTYKYKGLPPGPIRIPCVAAIDAVLNYVHHNYLYMCAKEDFSGTHNFAETYEEHSVNAEKYAKALTARGIE encoded by the coding sequence ATGGCAAAATCGAAACGTAAAAAGAACAATCATAAAAGTCTGAAGATAGTTGGCACTATCGTCGGTATCGGTATTTTAGTAGCTTACTTCTTCTTATTCTCTTCTATGTCGAGCAGCGGTAAAACCGAGTATATTTTTATCGACCACAACGATAACATAGACTCTGTTTACCACAAGTTGGAAAAAGTATCTACCAAGCATAGCTTATGGGCTTTCAAACAAATGGCAGCCGTATTCTCTTATAAAGATAACATCAAGCCAGGCAGATACACCATTGGCAGCTCGGGCGCATTGTTGACATTTCGCAACTTTAAGAATGGCAGACAAGCCTCTATCTCGCTTACCATACGTTCAGTTCGTACGCTGGGCGACTTGGCTTCCGATGTAAGCAAAAAGCTGATGTTCTCAAAGAGAGAGTTAATGGATTCACTCACTTCCGAAGCCGTTTGTAAAAGATATGGCTATACCCGTGAAAATATTATTGCTATGTTCGTACCAAACACTTACGATTTCTATTGGGACACTTCTATTTCAACTTTCTTGAAGAAAATGGAAAAAGAAAACAAGAAGTTTTGGACTTTCGAGCGCACCCAAAAAGCTGAAAACAATGGTTTCAGCAAAGAAGAAGTAATGACTTTGGCAAGTATTGTAGACGAAGAAACCGACAACGAGGGCGAAATGCCCAAGATTGCAGGTATGTATATCAACCGTCTAAACAAAAAAATGCCTCTACAAGCCGACCCTACAGTGAAGTTTGCACTCGGAAAATTCGAGGCGCATCGTATCTATCACAAATGGTTAAGCTACGACAGTCCATACAATACTTATAAATATAAAGGACTTCCCCCAGGCCCTATCCGCATTCCTTGCGTTGCTGCTATTGATGCTGTTTTAAACTATGTGCACCACAACTATCTGTATATGTGCGCAAAAGAAGATTTCAGCGGTACACACAACTTTGCAGAAACCTACGAGGAACATTCGGTTAATGCAGAAAAATATGCTAAAGCATTAACCGCAAGAGGAATAGAATAA
- a CDS encoding sensor histidine kinase, translating to MNKKTIWTIAIIMGLSFLALLSLQLNYIEEMAEMKKEQFDESVNRALYQASRNMELNETLRFLEKDVNNNELKSTKADSAQRKDIAGAHQVPTITDESDSYSSFESKLAQSNPSLRMKATILRNDTGTISATKRKMQEVVRNRYVYQKALLEEVVYNILYAASDKPLNERINFKMLDQDLKAEMMNNGINIPYHFSVLTQDGREVYKCPDYVSDGEENSYSQVLFRNDPPNRMGVVKVHFPEMNSYIFSSVRFMIPSIIFTIVLLVTFIFTIVIIFRQKKYSEIKNDFVNNMTHELKTPIASISLAAQMMNDKSLTKSPKMIEHLGGVVNDETKRLRFLVEKVLQMSMYDSKKAVLKKKYVDLNEMVETIAHSFTLRVEHTGGKVYTEIDAIDSKMYVDEMHFQNVIFNLLDNAVKYAKADQPLNVYLKTWNTNDHLYLSIRDTGQGIKRENLKKVFEKFYRVHTGNRHDVKGFGLGLAYVKRMVDLHEGEIRVDSEYGKGTKFTIILPVLLDK from the coding sequence ATGAATAAAAAGACGATTTGGACAATTGCAATCATAATGGGACTCTCGTTCCTTGCCCTTCTTTCGCTTCAACTCAATTATATTGAGGAGATGGCAGAGATGAAGAAAGAGCAATTCGACGAATCGGTGAACCGCGCACTCTATCAGGCTTCTCGCAATATGGAACTTAACGAGACGTTAAGATTCTTGGAGAAAGATGTGAACAATAACGAATTGAAATCCACAAAAGCTGATTCTGCACAACGAAAAGATATAGCGGGGGCACATCAGGTACCAACTATAACCGATGAAAGTGATTCTTATTCTTCGTTTGAATCGAAATTGGCGCAAAGCAACCCCTCGCTGAGAATGAAGGCAACCATACTTCGCAACGATACAGGAACCATTTCAGCAACCAAACGGAAGATGCAGGAAGTGGTGCGAAATCGCTACGTTTATCAGAAAGCCTTATTGGAAGAGGTGGTTTACAACATTCTTTATGCTGCTTCTGACAAGCCTTTGAATGAGCGTATTAACTTTAAGATGCTCGACCAAGACTTGAAAGCGGAGATGATGAACAACGGAATTAATATTCCTTACCACTTTTCGGTGCTGACACAAGATGGACGCGAAGTGTACAAGTGTCCCGACTATGTTAGCGATGGGGAAGAGAATAGCTATTCGCAAGTGCTTTTTCGCAACGACCCACCAAACAGAATGGGCGTGGTAAAGGTGCATTTTCCAGAAATGAACAGCTACATCTTCTCGAGTGTTCGTTTTATGATTCCGTCAATCATCTTCACCATAGTATTGTTGGTAACGTTCATTTTCACGATTGTGATTATCTTCCGACAGAAGAAATACTCGGAGATAAAGAATGACTTTGTAAACAATATGACGCACGAACTGAAGACGCCGATAGCAAGTATATCGTTGGCGGCACAGATGATGAACGATAAGAGTCTGACAAAGTCGCCCAAAATGATAGAGCATCTTGGTGGGGTGGTGAACGACGAAACCAAGCGTCTGCGTTTCTTGGTAGAGAAAGTGCTACAGATGAGTATGTACGATAGCAAGAAAGCCGTGCTGAAGAAGAAGTATGTGGACTTGAACGAGATGGTGGAAACCATTGCCCATTCGTTCACACTGCGTGTAGAGCATACAGGTGGCAAGGTATATACAGAAATAGATGCAATAGATTCTAAGATGTATGTAGACGAAATGCACTTCCAAAACGTAATATTCAACTTGTTGGATAATGCTGTAAAATATGCAAAAGCAGACCAACCGTTAAATGTTTACTTGAAGACTTGGAATACAAACGACCACCTCTATTTATCAATACGCGATACGGGGCAAGGTATAAAGAGAGAGAATTTGAAGAAAGTGTTTGAAAAGTTCTATCGTGTACATACGGGAAACCGACACGATGTGAAAGGCTTCGGGTTGGGTTTAGCATACGTTAAAAGAATGGTAGATCTGCACGAAGGCGAGATAAGAGTAGATAGCGAATACGGCAAAGGTACAAAATTCACAATCATTTTGCCAGTGCTGTTAGACAAATAA
- a CDS encoding response regulator transcription factor, producing the protein MEENFKILLCEDDENLGTLLSEYLQAKGYQADLCPDGEIGYRTFLKNKYDICVLDVMMPKKDGFTLAQEIRQTNAEIPIIFLTAKQLKEDILAGFKIGADDYITKPFSMEELVFRIEAILRRVRGKRTKESTLYQIGRFAFDTQKQLLTLDNDPEKATKLTTKENELLALLCAHSNEILQRDYALKTIWIDDNYFNARSMDVYITKLRKHLKADDQIEIINIHGKGYKLIVPDEE; encoded by the coding sequence ATGGAAGAAAATTTCAAGATTTTATTGTGTGAAGATGATGAGAATCTCGGAACATTGTTGAGTGAGTATTTGCAGGCTAAGGGCTATCAAGCAGACCTCTGTCCTGATGGTGAAATCGGATATAGAACATTCTTGAAGAATAAGTACGACATCTGTGTACTCGACGTGATGATGCCAAAGAAAGATGGTTTTACATTGGCACAGGAAATCCGTCAGACAAATGCAGAAATACCAATTATCTTCCTGACAGCCAAGCAGCTTAAAGAAGACATTCTTGCTGGCTTCAAGATTGGTGCAGACGATTATATCACGAAGCCTTTCTCAATGGAAGAACTTGTATTCCGTATTGAGGCCATTCTTCGTCGTGTACGTGGAAAGCGAACAAAGGAATCAACGCTCTACCAAATTGGACGATTTGCGTTCGATACACAAAAGCAGTTGCTTACACTCGACAACGACCCAGAGAAGGCAACTAAGCTTACGACAAAAGAGAACGAATTGCTCGCTCTGCTTTGCGCACACTCCAACGAAATTTTACAACGCGACTATGCCTTGAAAACAATTTGGATAGACGACAACTATTTCAATGCACGCTCAATGGACGTTTACATTACCAAGTTGCGCAAGCATTTGAAAGCCGACGACCAAATCGAAATTATCAATATCCACGGTAAGGGATACAAACTCATCGTACCAGACGAAGAGTAA
- the rpsF gene encoding 30S ribosomal protein S6: protein MNQYETVFILTPVLSDEQMKEAVAKFKKLLTDKGAEILNEEIWGLKKLAYNIQKKSSGFYAMLEFNAEPSVIKTLETGFRRDEKVIRFITVKQDKYSAAYAEKRRAKWAAKKEA from the coding sequence ATGAATCAATACGAAACCGTTTTCATTTTGACTCCCGTTTTGTCTGATGAACAGATGAAGGAAGCGGTCGCTAAATTCAAGAAACTGCTCACCGACAAAGGTGCTGAAATCTTGAACGAAGAGATTTGGGGTCTCAAGAAGTTGGCTTACAACATTCAGAAGAAGTCTTCAGGCTTCTACGCTATGTTGGAGTTCAATGCAGAACCATCAGTTATTAAAACTCTCGAAACAGGCTTCCGCCGCGACGAGAAAGTTATTCGTTTCATTACCGTTAAGCAAGACAAGTACTCAGCAGCATACGCTGAGAAGCGTCGCGCTAAATGGGCAGCTAAAAAGGAGGCTTAA
- the rpsR gene encoding 30S ribosomal protein S18 → MAEQKKTEIRYLTAPSIDTKKKKYCRFKKSGIKYIDYKDGEFLKKFLNEQGKILPRRITGTSLKYQRRVAQAVKRARQIALLPYVTDLMK, encoded by the coding sequence ATGGCAGAGCAGAAAAAGACAGAAATTCGTTATTTGACCGCACCGTCTATTGACACTAAGAAGAAAAAGTATTGTCGTTTCAAGAAGAGCGGTATTAAGTACATCGACTATAAGGACGGCGAATTCCTTAAGAAGTTCTTGAACGAACAAGGAAAGATTCTTCCACGTCGCATTACTGGAACATCTTTGAAGTATCAGCGTCGTGTAGCACAGGCTGTTAAACGTGCTCGTCAGATTGCTTTGCTTCCATACGTAACCGATTTGATGAAATAA